One part of the Anaerolineales bacterium genome encodes these proteins:
- a CDS encoding NUDIX domain-containing protein: MAKTSAGILMYRVLTPGKPEVLLVHPGGPFWRNKDLGAWSIPKGEYTDEDPLAAARREFREETSFEVEGEFIALQPVIQKGGKQVSAWAVEGTIDADAARSIEFEMEWPPRSGRRASFPEVERAAWFSLDEALLKLNPAQTSFVLQLAERFGFPLT; this comes from the coding sequence ATGGCGAAGACCAGCGCAGGAATCCTGATGTATCGTGTGTTGACACCCGGCAAGCCTGAGGTGTTGCTGGTTCATCCCGGCGGGCCGTTCTGGCGAAATAAGGACCTGGGTGCGTGGTCGATCCCCAAGGGTGAATATACCGACGAAGACCCGCTGGCGGCCGCCCGACGTGAGTTCAGGGAGGAAACTAGCTTTGAGGTTGAGGGGGAGTTTATTGCTTTGCAGCCGGTGATCCAAAAGGGGGGCAAGCAAGTGAGCGCCTGGGCGGTTGAGGGCACTATTGACGCGGATGCGGCCCGCAGTATTGAGTTCGAGATGGAGTGGCCGCCGCGCTCTGGGCGGCGGGCCAGCTTTCCAGAAGTGGAGCGGGCGGCGTGGTTCTCTCTTGATGAAGCTTTGCTGAAGCTCAACCCGGCCCAGACCAGCTTTGTGCTTCAGCTGGCCGAGCGCTTTGGCTTCCCACTTACGTAG
- a CDS encoding diguanylate cyclase gives MVRHYFELVQSNWRWVALFILGACILSVAISLSATPIYRATTSFVIFPNEKLTSSRDVVSSLDTLEKRTVITTYSEIVASERVYQNTQQSMPSAGEDFAHYQRSVVVPPESNIFYLNVDGPHPAFAAALGNQVGAQGIATIKGIYQVFDIAVLDEAHAPTTPISPQPLRSLLLFALGGLLLGIFVVLVRYQINRPIEAIRDRLNRDPESGAYKRAHFSNLVERRMAERPDAPLSLALIELESLKTFANSLPNVVLSDFLTHTVEILNKQLRGNDAVGRWNETAFAIMLPDTPPQPAARTLLRIRQGLLQPMEESSGLYKVSLKPSVGLTAWEHDETLTQLIENVEFALEKANQAAERIYIFPIDLGQPKNGNS, from the coding sequence ATGGTTCGCCACTACTTTGAACTCGTGCAAAGCAATTGGCGCTGGGTCGCTTTGTTCATCCTCGGCGCCTGCATCCTTTCGGTGGCCATCTCGCTCAGCGCCACGCCCATCTATCGCGCCACCACTTCGTTCGTCATCTTCCCCAATGAGAAGCTGACCAGCAGCCGAGATGTGGTCTCAAGCCTTGATACGCTGGAAAAGCGCACCGTCATCACCACCTATTCCGAGATCGTGGCCAGCGAGCGCGTCTACCAGAATACGCAGCAAAGCATGCCTTCCGCCGGCGAAGATTTTGCGCACTACCAGCGCAGCGTGGTAGTGCCGCCCGAATCCAACATCTTCTATCTCAACGTAGACGGGCCTCACCCGGCCTTCGCCGCCGCGCTGGGCAATCAAGTCGGCGCGCAGGGCATTGCCACCATCAAGGGCATCTACCAGGTCTTCGACATTGCCGTGCTGGACGAGGCCCACGCCCCCACCACCCCCATCAGCCCGCAGCCGCTGCGCTCGCTGCTGCTGTTCGCGCTCGGCGGCCTGCTGCTGGGCATCTTCGTCGTGCTCGTGCGCTACCAGATCAACCGGCCCATCGAGGCCATCCGCGACCGTCTGAACCGTGACCCTGAATCCGGTGCTTACAAGCGCGCTCACTTCAGCAACCTGGTCGAGCGCCGCATGGCCGAGCGGCCCGACGCGCCGCTTTCGCTGGCCCTCATCGAACTCGAGAGCCTCAAGACCTTCGCTAACTCGCTGCCCAACGTGGTGCTGAGCGATTTCCTCACCCACACGGTGGAGATCCTCAATAAGCAGCTGCGCGGCAATGATGCCGTCGGCCGCTGGAACGAGACCGCCTTTGCCATCATGCTGCCGGATACACCCCCACAGCCCGCAGCCCGCACTCTCTTGCGCATCCGCCAGGGCCTCTTGCAACCCATGGAGGAGAGCTCCGGGCTGTACAAGGTTTCGCTCAAACCCAGCGTCGGCCTCACCGCCTGGGAACACGACGAAACCCTCACGCAACTCATCGAGAATGTGGAATTTGCGCTGGAGAAAGCCAATCAGGCTGCCGAGCGTATCTATATCTTCCCAATTGACCTGGGGCAGCCCAAAAATGGCAACAGCTAA
- a CDS encoding ATP-binding protein — protein sequence MSEEMQGRQRVGFIVGGSLKTNLLARLQVSAQDVQEGAFVVIESGRWLFHGLVTDLLLGATDPRFADEQSGVRLPAELAGLLHGQTLFTNLEILPALMMERGPELGTPEYDEWMKAIEAGLRKKPRALPIKTVPAHQASVMLASEGDIAEIFGDPGDKDNFVIGTTREQDHPVAIDLHKLVQRSSGVFGATGTGKSFLTRLLLAGLIHHNAASVLVLDMHNEYGFDDTSSDTNERVTGLKTKFPSRVQIVGLGAGTNIRGQNPDFHLEIAMSDIMPQDVELLTRELNLKETTPTTLDALVSTFGARNWFKSFKEMKANAVIENEDGKKVPAPESVAAWADERGVNVMAAEGLHSKLSRVFNLPYLVEKPAMDGIGEVIKALEAGKHVVLSFGKHESDLDYLLVSNLLTRRIRERWETTTNEFRTTGQHEPRPLVIAVEEAHKLLNREMAAQTSFSTIARELRKYYVTLLIIDQRPSQIYDEVMSQLGTRISGWLGDDDDIRAVLSGLAGREALRGMLARLQPKEEVLLLGWGVPMPLPVRSRRYDDIFWQELLGDKAASSKSEKQIKKELGF from the coding sequence ATGAGCGAAGAAATGCAAGGCCGGCAACGCGTCGGCTTTATCGTCGGCGGCAGCCTCAAAACCAACTTACTAGCCCGTCTGCAAGTGTCGGCCCAGGATGTGCAGGAAGGTGCCTTTGTCGTCATCGAGAGCGGGCGCTGGCTCTTTCACGGGCTGGTGACCGACCTGCTGCTGGGAGCAACTGACCCGCGCTTTGCTGACGAGCAGAGCGGTGTACGGCTGCCTGCCGAACTGGCGGGTTTGCTACACGGCCAAACCCTCTTCACCAATCTCGAGATCCTGCCTGCCCTGATGATGGAGCGCGGTCCGGAGCTCGGTACGCCAGAATACGACGAATGGATGAAAGCAATTGAAGCAGGTCTGCGCAAGAAACCGCGCGCCCTGCCCATCAAGACCGTACCAGCCCACCAGGCCAGCGTTATGCTCGCCAGTGAAGGCGACATCGCCGAGATCTTCGGCGACCCTGGCGACAAGGACAACTTTGTCATCGGCACCACCCGCGAGCAGGATCACCCCGTCGCCATCGACTTGCACAAACTGGTTCAGCGCTCCTCCGGCGTGTTCGGGGCTACCGGCACCGGCAAAAGCTTCCTCACTCGCCTGCTGCTGGCTGGCCTCATCCACCACAACGCCGCTTCGGTGCTGGTGCTGGACATGCACAACGAGTACGGCTTTGACGACACCTCGTCTGACACCAATGAGCGCGTCACCGGGCTCAAGACCAAGTTCCCTAGCCGCGTTCAGATTGTAGGCCTGGGCGCTGGCACCAACATCCGCGGTCAGAACCCCGATTTCCACCTGGAGATCGCCATGAGCGACATCATGCCGCAGGATGTTGAACTGCTCACCCGCGAGCTCAACCTCAAGGAAACCACGCCCACTACGCTCGACGCGCTGGTCTCCACCTTTGGCGCGCGCAACTGGTTCAAGTCCTTCAAAGAGATGAAGGCCAACGCCGTCATCGAGAACGAGGACGGCAAAAAGGTGCCCGCGCCGGAGAGCGTGGCCGCCTGGGCAGACGAGCGCGGCGTCAATGTGATGGCGGCCGAGGGCCTGCACAGCAAGCTCAGCCGCGTATTCAACCTGCCCTACCTGGTCGAGAAGCCAGCCATGGACGGCATCGGCGAGGTGATCAAAGCACTGGAGGCGGGCAAGCACGTTGTCCTCTCCTTCGGCAAGCACGAGAGCGACCTGGATTATTTGCTGGTCAGCAACCTGCTCACCCGTCGCATCCGTGAGCGCTGGGAGACAACCACCAACGAGTTCCGCACCACCGGCCAGCACGAGCCGCGTCCGCTGGTCATCGCCGTGGAAGAGGCCCACAAACTGCTTAACCGCGAGATGGCCGCCCAAACCAGCTTCAGCACCATTGCCCGCGAGCTGCGCAAGTACTACGTCACCCTGCTGATCATTGACCAGCGTCCCAGCCAGATCTACGACGAGGTCATGTCGCAGTTAGGCACGCGCATCAGCGGATGGCTGGGCGACGATGACGATATCCGTGCCGTGCTCAGTGGCCTGGCCGGCCGTGAGGCCCTGCGCGGCATGCTGGCCCGCCTGCAGCCCAAAGAAGAGGTCTTGCTATTGGGTTGGGGCGTGCCGATGCCGTTACCTGTACGCTCTCGGCGCTACGATGATATATTCTGGCAAGAGCTGCTGGGCGATAAAGCCGCCAGCAGTAAAAGCGAGAAGCAGATCAAGAAAGAGCTTGGGTTTTGA
- a CDS encoding tryptophan-rich sensory protein: protein MNRRIVSVVLTLLTITVNAMANILPINGQTTGEISDRFAIRFVPAGYVFSIWGLIYVGLIAFAVYQALPAQRGNKLLDQIAPAYWIASLANAAWIVLWHYEQFTLTIIVIVVLLLSLISIYRSIRTAKQDAGFLWCVQIPFSIYLGWASVATIANASQVLTFLGWGAWGLSAELWAVIMLVTASLLGAAMLLRERDAAYALVLVWAFVGIALKQADSALVANAAWALATVLALGSVWSTVRK from the coding sequence ATGAATCGCAGAATTGTTTCAGTCGTTCTAACGCTTCTCACCATCACTGTCAATGCGATGGCCAATATATTGCCCATCAATGGGCAGACTACCGGCGAGATATCTGACCGTTTTGCCATCCGCTTTGTACCAGCGGGCTATGTGTTCTCGATCTGGGGGCTGATCTATGTTGGCCTGATTGCATTTGCTGTGTATCAGGCGCTTCCGGCGCAACGCGGCAACAAGCTTCTTGACCAGATCGCCCCGGCCTACTGGATAGCCAGCCTGGCCAATGCCGCCTGGATCGTGCTGTGGCACTATGAGCAATTCACACTGACCATCATAGTCATCGTCGTGTTGCTCTTGTCGCTCATCTCGATCTATCGCAGCATTCGCACCGCAAAACAAGACGCGGGCTTCCTTTGGTGTGTGCAGATCCCTTTCAGCATCTACCTTGGCTGGGCGAGCGTCGCCACCATAGCCAATGCCTCCCAGGTATTGACCTTTCTTGGCTGGGGCGCGTGGGGCCTGAGCGCCGAGCTGTGGGCAGTTATCATGTTGGTTACGGCCAGCCTGCTGGGCGCCGCGATGTTACTGCGCGAGCGCGACGCAGCCTACGCGCTGGTCCTCGTATGGGCATTTGTTGGCATCGCCCTCAAGCAGGCGGATAGCGCTTTGGTAGCCAATGCCGCCTGGGCGCTGGCGACGGTTCTCGCCTTGGGCAGTGTATGGAGCACAGTACGCAAATGA
- a CDS encoding cellulose biosynthesis cyclic di-GMP-binding regulatory protein BcsB, translating to MATAKRFALLLLALSLLASIPAAPALQTGTQVSEITLTQLGAEPFAALQGPYSSLALTFTTPPNWDPQTGSTLTLDLQSFFSSFVPAQGEVAQQNLVAGHISVRLDGTVLHRSVLSTNGEQQLSLALEPALLAAGPQHTLNIDWDASASCQLNLSSTVLLQPSSMLSLSYAETAVEPALAQLPYPFFSADALQHPGTLIVLPPNPTQGQVAAALTVAAALGRFAPQQPIELAIESALNEDNLADKHLVYVGQLELFRDLQSPTLPHNQDATLRQPAANRAGLGFIEVARSPWNIQRAILVVSGGSEAAVQRAALAVGSPLVLNDRGNIAYVPQDTKPSLQPTDTLASNFSQLGQTDFTFTRFGRSELRVPFYISPDRAVSDAAFLDLRFAHSQLLDYLRSSVTVQVNGQAISTTRLVDQTAARHSEVTLLPASILKPGMNELLISADVVPLDLCANPAEGDHWLTIYADSLISIPTSNDPLVRTELTLGEFPLPFLHNSMQGTALLLPDNDPQAWANAARLLRGLAASYQAWPLLPSVQIGSSSAAFASAGADNIIILGNFDDFLSDLEMQTLFAVQRAGDSGEVALSNGSRLGYSPSVPLAIASLNRLPNGDTASLALLGNTPASLQGVVEALTAPSFPNRSNGVLLMAQQGATAIQDTRPAASGQPQATAAAELAPSASGPVSTGKGVWLWPLLALMLVAFGLIIWEQMSGWVKRKRSH from the coding sequence ATGGCAACAGCTAAACGCTTCGCACTCCTCCTGTTGGCCCTGAGCCTGCTGGCCAGCATTCCCGCCGCGCCCGCCCTGCAGACCGGCACACAAGTCAGCGAGATCACGCTGACCCAACTGGGCGCAGAGCCCTTTGCCGCCCTGCAAGGGCCGTACAGCAGCCTCGCCCTCACCTTCACCACCCCGCCCAACTGGGATCCGCAGACCGGCAGCACCCTCACGCTGGATCTGCAGAGTTTCTTCTCCAGCTTTGTGCCTGCCCAGGGGGAAGTAGCCCAGCAGAACTTGGTCGCCGGGCACATCTCCGTCCGGCTCGATGGCACAGTGCTGCACCGCAGCGTGCTGAGCACCAATGGCGAACAGCAGCTCAGCCTGGCCTTGGAACCAGCCCTGCTGGCCGCCGGGCCGCAGCACACCCTCAATATAGATTGGGATGCCTCGGCCTCGTGCCAGTTGAATCTCTCCAGCACCGTCCTGTTGCAGCCCAGCTCCATGCTCAGCCTCAGCTACGCCGAAACCGCCGTGGAGCCTGCGCTGGCCCAGCTGCCCTATCCCTTCTTCTCCGCTGATGCGCTGCAGCACCCCGGCACGCTAATCGTGCTGCCGCCCAATCCCACTCAGGGCCAGGTGGCGGCGGCCCTCACCGTGGCGGCCGCCTTGGGCCGCTTCGCGCCCCAGCAGCCTATTGAGCTGGCTATCGAATCCGCCCTCAACGAAGACAACCTGGCCGACAAGCATCTGGTGTATGTCGGCCAACTGGAGCTGTTCAGAGATCTGCAAAGCCCCACCCTGCCGCACAATCAGGATGCCACTCTGCGCCAGCCCGCCGCCAACCGCGCCGGCCTGGGCTTCATCGAGGTGGCCCGCTCGCCCTGGAACATCCAGCGCGCCATCCTGGTAGTGAGCGGCGGCAGCGAGGCGGCAGTACAGCGCGCCGCCCTGGCGGTAGGCAGCCCGCTGGTACTCAACGACCGCGGCAACATTGCCTACGTGCCGCAGGATACCAAGCCCAGCCTGCAGCCCACGGATACGCTGGCCAGCAATTTCTCGCAGCTGGGCCAGACCGATTTCACCTTCACCCGCTTTGGCCGCTCCGAATTGCGCGTGCCTTTCTATATCTCACCAGACCGCGCTGTGAGTGATGCAGCCTTTCTGGATCTGCGCTTTGCCCACTCCCAACTGCTCGACTATTTGCGCTCCAGCGTTACCGTGCAGGTCAACGGCCAGGCCATCAGCACCACCCGCCTGGTGGATCAAACCGCCGCACGCCACAGCGAAGTCACCCTGCTGCCCGCTTCGATCCTGAAGCCCGGCATGAACGAGCTGCTCATCTCTGCCGATGTGGTGCCGCTGGACCTATGCGCCAACCCTGCCGAGGGCGACCACTGGCTCACCATCTATGCCGACTCGCTCATCAGCATCCCCACTTCCAACGATCCGCTGGTGCGCACAGAACTGACCCTGGGCGAATTCCCGCTACCCTTCCTGCACAACAGCATGCAGGGCACCGCCCTGCTGCTGCCCGATAACGACCCGCAGGCCTGGGCCAACGCCGCGCGCCTGTTGCGCGGCCTAGCTGCCAGCTACCAGGCCTGGCCGCTGCTGCCCAGCGTACAGATCGGCTCCAGCAGCGCCGCCTTTGCCAGCGCTGGCGCCGACAACATCATCATTCTGGGCAATTTTGATGATTTCCTGTCTGATCTCGAAATGCAGACTCTCTTCGCCGTGCAGCGTGCTGGCGATAGTGGCGAGGTTGCCCTCAGCAACGGGAGCCGCCTGGGCTATTCACCCAGCGTGCCGCTGGCCATCGCCTCACTGAACCGCCTGCCCAATGGCGATACCGCCTCGCTGGCACTGTTGGGCAACACGCCCGCCAGCCTGCAAGGCGTGGTGGAAGCGCTCACCGCGCCCAGCTTCCCCAACCGCAGCAACGGCGTTCTGCTGATGGCGCAGCAGGGCGCAACCGCCATCCAGGACACGCGGCCGGCCGCCTCCGGCCAGCCGCAAGCGACTGCCGCCGCCGAGCTGGCGCCCAGCGCCAGCGGCCCCGTCTCCACCGGCAAAGGAGTCTGGCTCTGGCCGCTGCTGGCACTCATGCTGGTCGCCTTCGGGCTCATCATCTGGGAGCAGATGTCGGGGTGGGTCAAGCGCAAGCGCAGCCACTAA
- a CDS encoding alpha-ketoacid dehydrogenase subunit beta — translation MAIITMRQAISDALWEEMERDPKVFIMGQEVGVWGGTYAVTKGFLDHFGEKRVKDTPIAESAIVGAGIGAAMVGLRPVSEIMTINFAFVAMDHIVNEAPKMHTMFGGQMSVPLVIRTAGGGGRQLGATHSQTPDAVFAHFPGLKVVSPGTPADAKGLLKAAIRDNDPVLFIEHAAMYQIRGEVPEGDYTTPIGVSKVQREGDAVTIVTYCKGLQLSMAAAEQLSQEGIEVEIVDLRSLRPLDMGPALASFKKTNRAVIVEEGWPSYGVGAEVATRLYEAAFDYADAPIKRVAQKEVPLPYNAALEQFALPQVDDVVAAVKEVL, via the coding sequence ATGGCTATCATCACTATGCGCCAGGCCATCTCCGATGCCCTATGGGAAGAGATGGAGCGAGACCCCAAGGTGTTCATCATGGGGCAGGAAGTGGGTGTGTGGGGCGGCACCTATGCAGTCACCAAGGGTTTCCTTGACCACTTTGGCGAGAAGCGTGTGAAGGACACGCCTATTGCCGAATCAGCCATCGTCGGCGCCGGCATCGGCGCCGCCATGGTGGGCTTGCGCCCGGTATCCGAGATCATGACGATCAACTTTGCCTTCGTGGCGATGGACCACATCGTCAATGAAGCGCCCAAGATGCACACTATGTTTGGTGGGCAGATGAGCGTTCCCTTGGTCATCCGCACTGCGGGCGGCGGCGGGCGCCAGCTGGGCGCCACCCACTCGCAGACGCCGGACGCTGTCTTTGCACACTTCCCCGGCCTCAAGGTCGTCTCGCCCGGCACGCCGGCAGACGCCAAGGGCCTGCTGAAAGCCGCTATCCGCGATAATGACCCCGTGCTGTTCATTGAGCACGCCGCCATGTACCAGATACGTGGCGAAGTGCCCGAAGGTGACTACACCACGCCCATCGGCGTATCCAAAGTGCAGCGCGAAGGTGACGCGGTCACCATCGTGACCTACTGTAAGGGCTTACAGCTTTCCATGGCCGCCGCCGAGCAGCTCTCGCAAGAGGGCATTGAGGTGGAGATCGTTGACCTGCGCTCGCTGCGCCCGCTCGACATGGGGCCCGCGCTGGCTTCGTTCAAAAAGACCAACCGCGCCGTCATTGTGGAAGAAGGTTGGCCTAGCTACGGCGTAGGCGCTGAAGTCGCCACCCGCCTCTACGAGGCCGCCTTCGACTACGCCGATGCGCCCATCAAGCGTGTGGCGCAGAAGGAAGTGCCGCTGCCGTACAACGCCGCCCTGGAGCAGTTTGCGCTACCCCAGGTGGATGATGTGGTGGCGGCGGTGAAAGAGGTGCTGTAA
- a CDS encoding thioesterase family protein codes for MDFSKLPLTFEGTVQQEHLDFLGHMNVMWYTHFFDRATWNWYNSFGFGHEYHTQSGNGSFALESHTRFQAELRLGENFQVYSRALQRNPKLFLMMHFMVRGRDGQLAAITELLGIHIDMATRRSSPLPKEIAALWDAQIAIGNNAGWDAPVSGAIKIG; via the coding sequence ATGGACTTCAGCAAACTCCCCCTCACCTTTGAAGGCACGGTGCAGCAAGAGCATCTAGACTTTCTCGGCCACATGAACGTGATGTGGTACACGCACTTTTTCGACCGCGCCACCTGGAACTGGTACAACAGCTTCGGCTTTGGCCACGAATATCACACGCAGAGCGGCAACGGCAGCTTTGCGCTGGAGTCCCATACGCGTTTTCAGGCAGAGTTGCGCTTAGGGGAAAACTTCCAGGTGTACTCACGCGCTCTGCAGCGCAATCCCAAGCTTTTCCTGATGATGCACTTCATGGTGCGCGGCCGTGACGGCCAGTTGGCCGCCATCACGGAGCTGCTGGGCATCCATATTGACATGGCCACCCGCCGCAGCTCCCCGCTGCCGAAGGAGATTGCGGCCCTGTGGGATGCGCAGATCGCCATCGGCAACAACGCCGGCTGGGATGCGCCGGTCAGTGGCGCGATCAAGATCGGGTAA
- the pdhA gene encoding pyruvate dehydrogenase (acetyl-transferring) E1 component subunit alpha — MALKKKDHLELYRQMVLIRRVEERSAELYQAGKIGGFLHLYIGQEAVSTGIVSVRQPQDRIITAYRDHGVALNVGISAKAVIAELLGKETGVSKGRGGSMHMADVEKNFWGGHAIVGAHLPIAAGMALGDQYEGRDGVTICMFGDGATNIGFFHEGVNLSKVWNLPVLWLCENNQYGMGTAVDRASAVEQIHMKAEGYGIPHSRLEDGMDIMKVREVVGAALDHIRSGKGPYFLEVMTYRFQGHSMGDPQRYREKDEVTKWEKSDPIGIYHRYIVGEKIATKADLDKIEEAVEAEVNEAIEFAEASPDPGFDTLYDYMYASKE; from the coding sequence ATGGCTTTAAAAAAGAAAGACCACCTGGAGTTGTACCGCCAGATGGTACTCATCCGCCGGGTTGAAGAGCGCTCGGCAGAGCTGTACCAGGCTGGCAAGATCGGCGGCTTTTTGCACCTGTACATTGGGCAAGAGGCCGTGAGCACTGGCATCGTCTCCGTGCGTCAGCCGCAAGACCGCATCATCACCGCCTACCGCGACCACGGTGTGGCGCTCAATGTGGGCATCTCGGCCAAGGCCGTGATCGCCGAGCTGCTGGGCAAAGAGACCGGCGTCTCCAAGGGCCGCGGCGGTTCGATGCACATGGCTGACGTGGAGAAGAACTTCTGGGGCGGCCACGCCATCGTAGGCGCCCACCTGCCCATCGCGGCCGGCATGGCTCTGGGTGACCAGTACGAGGGCCGCGACGGCGTGACCATCTGTATGTTCGGCGATGGCGCCACCAACATCGGCTTCTTCCATGAAGGCGTAAACCTCTCCAAGGTATGGAACCTGCCTGTGCTGTGGCTGTGCGAGAACAACCAATACGGCATGGGCACTGCGGTGGACCGCGCTTCTGCCGTGGAGCAGATCCACATGAAGGCCGAGGGCTACGGCATCCCGCACTCTCGCCTGGAAGACGGCATGGACATCATGAAAGTGCGCGAGGTCGTTGGCGCTGCGCTGGATCACATTCGCAGCGGCAAGGGGCCATACTTCCTTGAAGTCATGACCTACCGCTTCCAAGGCCACTCTATGGGTGACCCGCAGCGCTACCGTGAGAAAGACGAAGTCACCAAGTGGGAGAAGAGCGACCCGATCGGCATCTACCACCGCTACATTGTGGGCGAGAAGATCGCTACCAAGGCTGACCTGGATAAGATCGAAGAAGCCGTGGAAGCCGAAGTCAACGAAGCCATTGAATTCGCAGAGGCCAGCCCCGATCCGGGCTTCGACACCCTCTACGACTACATGTACGCGAGTAAGGAGTAA
- a CDS encoding VOC family protein → MPVAELRVALTTEDYERVVAFYRDGLGLDPAALWTNDEGGRGQMFHAGRAALEVFDPSYAASVDRIEVGRRVSGQIRFCFEVPDIHAAVARAQEYGAVLEHEPMLTPWNDLNARLRSPDGLQITLFQPISG, encoded by the coding sequence ATGCCGGTTGCCGAACTGCGCGTAGCGCTGACCACCGAGGATTATGAACGCGTGGTTGCCTTCTATCGAGACGGGCTGGGGCTAGACCCGGCGGCTTTGTGGACCAACGACGAGGGCGGCCGCGGCCAGATGTTCCACGCCGGGCGGGCCGCTTTGGAAGTCTTCGACCCCAGTTATGCGGCCAGCGTAGACCGGATCGAGGTTGGCCGCCGGGTTAGCGGCCAGATCCGCTTCTGTTTTGAAGTGCCGGATATTCACGCCGCGGTGGCCCGCGCTCAGGAATACGGCGCCGTGCTGGAGCACGAACCCATGCTCACTCCATGGAACGACCTCAACGCCCGCCTGCGTTCGCCAGATGGGTTACAGATCACCCTGTTTCAGCCTATCTCAGGCTAG
- a CDS encoding DNA double-strand break repair nuclease NurA, with protein sequence MDLLSVKQQSAQIAANAPQEQQRVQALRNKANELLAEHANKGAELRAKVELAAQLDSWLRAAKPTDEPLTAQFPLPAAPGSLMVIAADGSQINPDRHAALNFYLVNLGAILMRTHSGQAPLQRVQSELHYAEYSPTGSVTQDQVGLERDTNERIFLASLAAEKHDLPVLALTDGPLELWGSRTQDSQEQQSYLSALEKYLTALQALHATKAITAGYVDKPRADLVVRSLEIAATPQEMLGDTRKLRYLRGVTDADLFAFLAPGERSALFAHQNQLSGRYEGPLTLHFFYLNVGDERSSNLARVEVPAWVAQNRAMLDTLHAALVEQCKLLGSRPYPYALHRAHEIAVVSRAEKDEITNMLQRALEAEGVHTGDMSHKQALKDLPGRGRN encoded by the coding sequence TTGGATCTTCTCTCTGTCAAGCAGCAGTCCGCCCAAATTGCCGCCAACGCGCCGCAGGAGCAGCAACGCGTGCAGGCCTTGCGCAACAAGGCCAATGAGTTGCTGGCCGAGCATGCCAACAAGGGCGCCGAACTGCGCGCCAAGGTGGAACTGGCCGCCCAGCTGGATAGCTGGCTGCGGGCCGCCAAGCCCACCGACGAGCCACTGACAGCGCAGTTCCCCCTGCCCGCTGCGCCCGGCAGCTTGATGGTCATTGCTGCCGATGGCTCGCAGATCAATCCTGACCGGCACGCCGCGCTCAACTTCTACCTTGTGAACCTGGGCGCCATCCTGATGCGCACCCACAGCGGGCAGGCGCCTCTACAGCGCGTGCAAAGCGAACTGCACTACGCCGAATACAGCCCCACCGGCAGCGTGACCCAAGACCAGGTAGGCCTGGAGCGCGATACCAACGAACGCATTTTTCTCGCGTCCCTGGCTGCCGAAAAGCACGACCTGCCCGTGCTTGCGCTCACCGATGGCCCATTGGAGCTGTGGGGCAGCCGCACGCAGGACTCGCAGGAGCAACAGAGCTACCTGAGCGCTCTGGAGAAATACCTCACCGCGCTGCAAGCCCTGCACGCCACCAAGGCCATAACCGCCGGCTATGTAGATAAACCCCGCGCCGATCTCGTCGTGCGCTCCCTGGAGATCGCCGCCACGCCGCAAGAGATGCTGGGCGACACCCGCAAGTTGCGTTACCTGCGCGGTGTAACCGACGCCGACCTTTTCGCATTCCTGGCCCCCGGCGAGCGCTCGGCACTCTTCGCGCACCAGAACCAGCTTTCGGGCCGCTACGAAGGCCCGTTGACGCTGCACTTCTTCTATCTCAATGTGGGTGACGAACGCAGCAGCAATCTGGCCCGCGTCGAAGTACCCGCCTGGGTGGCGCAGAACCGCGCCATGCTCGATACGCTGCACGCTGCGCTCGTCGAGCAGTGCAAGCTGCTCGGCTCGCGCCCGTACCCCTACGCGCTACACCGCGCCCATGAGATCGCGGTGGTGAGCCGCGCCGAGAAGGACGAAATCACCAACATGCTGCAGCGCGCCCTGGAAGCCGAAGGCGTGCACACCGGCGACATGTCGCACAAGCAGGCCCTCAAAGACTTGCCGGGCCGCGGAAGGAACTAG